In the genome of Bremerella sp. JC817, one region contains:
- a CDS encoding sodium/solute symporter (Members of the Solute:Sodium Symporter (SSS), TC 2.A.21 as described in tcdb.org, catalyze solute:Na+ symport. Known solutes for members of the family include sugars, amino acids, nucleosides, inositols, vitamins, urea or anions, depending on the system.): MFRPFILTIVAFIGIGAGQRPTAAQSLLEWQELPALPNELGVAGAFTGVSHDALIVAGGANFPRPVWEADKQWTNAIHVLTRTDNRYVWHDGGELPRRIAYGASVTTPHGVLCIGGCDAERTYADVFLLRWTDDGIECVECAPFPHPVAYAQAVVVGSKVYLACGQTGLDLASATNEMWVLEMMPNVPPTQWKWHELAPLPGVARAFNLVAAQHDGFYDGIYVIGGRSAVENETKFLADTWEYRPTTGDWVQRRQAPRVMMAGEAIGMGQSHLLILGAADDSHWGEAEELKDLHPGFPKEAWAYHTITDTWTRAGKTPENLVTTSAVRWDNAVVIPTGEVRPRVRSPKIWLVTLVATSSGFGWINYGVLFAYLLAMVGIGVYFTRRNKNTDDYFRGGKQIPWWAAGCSIFATMLSSLTFTGLPSKAFAQDWVYAIGNLTIPLVAILAVYVALPFYRRIDATSAYEYLQMRFGRPVRLLASMSFVLFHLFRMAVVMSLTALALAVATPLSPSQSVLLMGVLSIAYCTLGGIEAVIWTDTIQTFVLLGGAFLAVGLLLLGVDGGMSGFWEITQQSQKFNYANWHHDISSAQVALWVIIAGAVGQNVASYTADQAVVQRYVTTPTEQLAARSIWLSALLTIPATILFFLIGTALFAFYSSHPEKLDPTITTDQIFPLFIAREIPVGLAGLIVAGVFAAAQSTVSTSMNSSATTIIVDFLRPLDLCTTEGGYLWAARACTLIIGTVGTMLGLMFVHPDIRSLFDAFIMILGLFMGMLGGLFLLGALTRRANQWGAMVGAIAGTLSMLVIWRYTPVNGYFYPAASVSICFVMGYLASFLRGGQPRDLAGLTIYESTPAPARDEKVTL; this comes from the coding sequence ATGTTCCGCCCTTTCATCCTTACGATTGTCGCATTCATCGGAATTGGTGCTGGCCAACGTCCGACAGCTGCCCAGTCGCTGCTTGAGTGGCAGGAACTTCCGGCACTCCCAAACGAACTCGGCGTTGCAGGTGCGTTTACCGGAGTGAGTCATGATGCCCTTATTGTCGCCGGTGGTGCTAACTTTCCACGACCTGTCTGGGAGGCAGACAAGCAGTGGACCAACGCCATTCACGTGCTGACCCGGACCGACAATCGCTATGTCTGGCATGACGGTGGGGAGCTGCCCAGGCGGATTGCCTATGGTGCAAGTGTCACAACACCGCATGGCGTTCTGTGCATAGGTGGCTGCGACGCCGAACGTACCTACGCCGATGTCTTCTTGCTGCGTTGGACGGACGACGGCATCGAATGTGTCGAGTGCGCTCCGTTTCCTCATCCGGTTGCGTATGCCCAAGCCGTGGTTGTCGGTTCGAAGGTCTATCTCGCTTGTGGTCAAACAGGTTTGGACCTTGCCAGTGCCACCAACGAGATGTGGGTCCTTGAAATGATGCCGAACGTTCCACCAACCCAATGGAAGTGGCACGAACTCGCTCCCTTGCCTGGCGTGGCTCGTGCCTTCAATCTGGTCGCGGCACAGCACGACGGTTTTTATGACGGGATCTATGTGATCGGAGGCCGATCTGCAGTCGAAAACGAAACGAAGTTTCTTGCGGATACTTGGGAATATCGCCCCACAACCGGCGACTGGGTCCAACGCCGGCAGGCCCCTCGCGTAATGATGGCAGGCGAAGCAATCGGGATGGGTCAGAGCCACCTCCTGATTCTGGGAGCTGCCGATGACAGCCACTGGGGGGAGGCGGAGGAACTGAAAGACTTGCACCCTGGTTTCCCGAAAGAGGCTTGGGCCTATCACACGATCACCGATACCTGGACGCGCGCAGGAAAGACGCCCGAGAACCTGGTGACGACGTCGGCCGTTCGCTGGGATAACGCAGTCGTCATTCCCACTGGGGAAGTTCGACCAAGAGTTCGTTCGCCCAAAATTTGGCTGGTAACCCTGGTGGCGACTTCGTCTGGGTTTGGGTGGATCAACTACGGCGTTTTGTTTGCCTATTTGCTGGCGATGGTCGGCATCGGTGTTTACTTTACTCGCAGAAATAAGAATACCGACGACTACTTTCGCGGGGGCAAACAGATACCGTGGTGGGCCGCTGGCTGCAGCATCTTTGCCACGATGCTCAGTTCGCTGACCTTTACCGGACTTCCCTCGAAAGCCTTCGCTCAGGATTGGGTCTACGCGATTGGCAACTTGACGATTCCGCTCGTTGCTATTCTCGCAGTCTACGTCGCCCTTCCCTTCTACCGACGAATTGATGCGACAAGCGCGTACGAATATCTGCAGATGCGCTTTGGGCGGCCGGTGCGGCTACTCGCGAGCATGAGCTTCGTACTCTTCCACCTGTTTCGGATGGCGGTTGTCATGTCGCTAACCGCGTTGGCTCTTGCAGTTGCCACCCCACTCAGTCCGAGCCAGTCGGTGTTGCTGATGGGAGTGCTCAGTATCGCCTACTGCACTTTGGGTGGAATCGAGGCGGTGATTTGGACCGATACCATTCAAACGTTTGTCCTTCTCGGTGGTGCCTTCCTGGCGGTGGGCTTACTGCTGTTGGGGGTTGATGGAGGCATGAGTGGCTTTTGGGAGATCACACAGCAATCGCAGAAATTCAATTACGCGAACTGGCATCACGACATCTCCAGTGCCCAGGTCGCGCTGTGGGTGATCATCGCTGGTGCCGTAGGACAGAACGTTGCTTCGTACACTGCCGATCAGGCTGTCGTTCAGCGTTACGTCACGACCCCTACCGAGCAGCTTGCAGCCCGTTCGATCTGGTTGAGCGCACTACTCACGATCCCTGCGACGATCCTCTTCTTCCTGATAGGCACGGCGCTGTTCGCCTTTTATTCCAGCCATCCCGAGAAGCTCGATCCGACCATCACCACCGATCAGATCTTTCCGCTCTTCATCGCGCGTGAGATTCCGGTCGGGCTGGCCGGTTTGATTGTTGCTGGCGTGTTCGCCGCGGCCCAATCGACCGTGTCGACCAGTATGAATTCTTCGGCGACGACCATTATTGTTGACTTCCTGCGGCCGCTGGATCTTTGCACCACGGAAGGTGGTTACCTGTGGGCTGCTCGGGCCTGCACTTTGATCATTGGAACGGTCGGCACGATGCTTGGCCTGATGTTTGTCCATCCCGATATTCGTTCACTGTTCGACGCCTTCATCATGATTCTGGGCCTCTTCATGGGTATGCTGGGCGGGCTGTTCCTACTGGGGGCACTCACGCGAAGGGCAAATCAGTGGGGTGCCATGGTCGGCGCCATCGCCGGGACACTCTCGATGCTGGTGATCTGGAGATACACGCCGGTTAATGGTTACTTCTATCCGGCTGCCAGTGTTTCAATCTGTTTCGTGATGGGCTACCTCGCCAGTTTCCTGAGGGGTGGTCAGCCGAGAGACCTGGCTGGTCTGACGATTTATGAATCAACCCCTGCACCGGCTCGTGATGAAAAGGTAACACTCTAG
- a CDS encoding dihydrodipicolinate synthase family protein gives MTDRIHGLVAATYTPFDAHGRLDVTPIEAMVEYLIASGIRGLYVCGSTGEGMSLTTDERCRVAEAYVQAAAGRVPIFVQVGHNSLTDAKMLAAHAESIGADAVSATCPSYFKIASTEGLIECMHEIASSAPGLPFYYYHIPVLTGSTVDIVDFLSRAGQAIPNLAGLKYTDTKLHEFQQCLELEGGRYDVVWGCDEMMLGALATGSRGAIGSTYNIAAPLYERMSAAFESGDMQTARQLQSKSIEMIRILGQFPFHSAMKEVLRMLGFEFGTCRLPQQSLTRNQVAKLREDLVQLDVLAELIAP, from the coding sequence ATGACCGATCGAATCCACGGCCTTGTTGCCGCAACTTATACGCCGTTCGATGCCCACGGCCGTCTCGATGTGACACCAATTGAGGCTATGGTCGAGTACCTGATTGCCAGTGGCATTCGCGGCCTTTATGTCTGTGGAAGCACAGGGGAAGGCATGAGCCTGACGACTGACGAGCGCTGCCGTGTCGCGGAAGCCTATGTCCAAGCGGCGGCCGGTCGCGTTCCAATCTTTGTTCAAGTCGGGCATAACAGCCTGACCGATGCCAAGATGCTCGCGGCCCATGCCGAGTCGATCGGAGCCGATGCGGTATCCGCAACGTGCCCATCGTACTTCAAGATCGCCAGCACGGAGGGGCTGATCGAGTGCATGCACGAGATTGCCTCGTCCGCACCAGGCTTGCCGTTCTATTACTATCACATTCCGGTCTTGACCGGTTCGACGGTCGACATCGTCGACTTTCTCAGCCGAGCCGGGCAGGCCATCCCGAACCTGGCCGGTCTGAAGTACACCGATACCAAGCTGCACGAGTTCCAGCAGTGCTTGGAACTCGAAGGTGGCCGGTACGACGTGGTCTGGGGCTGCGACGAGATGATGCTTGGGGCGCTCGCTACTGGGTCCCGAGGTGCGATTGGCAGTACGTACAACATTGCCGCCCCTTTATACGAGCGAATGAGCGCCGCCTTTGAATCTGGTGACATGCAGACAGCGCGGCAACTTCAAAGTAAGTCGATCGAAATGATTCGGATCCTCGGGCAGTTCCCATTCCATTCCGCAATGAAAGAAGTCTTGCGGATGCTGGGCTTCGAGTTCGGGACCTGCCGCTTACCTCAGCAGTCACTCACTCGCAACCAAGTCGCCAAGTTACGGGAAGATCTGGTCCAGCTTGATGTGCTGGCAGAATTGATTGCCCCGTAA